Genomic DNA from Mesorhizobium sp. 131-2-1:
AACGGCCAAACCGAGGGGAGGGACGCTTGGACGAACAGGATCCGAAGCAAGACTTGATCGAGCCCGTCTTTCGCAACGGCACCGTCACCACCGTCGGCATCCTGCTGGCGTTTTCGCTCGGCTTCATCACCCATTGGGCGGCCAACCCGATCCCCTGGCAAACCTACCATTTGCTGGCAGTGCTGCCGATCCTCATCGGCATCGCGTTGCAGATGCGTGCGCTGTCCATGCTGCTCGATGTGAGCTCGCTGCAAAAGCCGATCTACGAGCGCGCCAACCGCATCTTCATCGCCGGGCTCATCTTCACCGCAAGCGGCGTCGGGCTGGCGATCCTGCTCGACTTCTTCGAGATAGCGGGCAAGAGCGCGCTGCCCGGCGCTTGAGGCTTGGCGCCTTTACAGCGCTAGCCCTGGCAGATGTCGCACCATTCGGCGCCGACCAGGCTTGCCATGCGGTCGACGCCGATCCTGACTGCGGCATTGGTGGCGCCGGCGGCCGGCACCACCTCGTCAAAGGCGCGCAGCGACACGTCGCAATAGACCGGCAATGGCGAGGCGAGGCCGAACGGGCAGACGCCGCCGACCGGGTGGCCGGTGATCTCGGCCACCTGTTCGGCATCGAGCATTCGCGGCTTGCCGCCGAAGGCATCGCGCGATTTGCGGTTGTCGATGCGCGCGTCGCCGCGGGCGACCACCAGCAGCACCCGCTCGCCGACGCGCATGCAGATGGTCTTGGCGATCTGTCCCGGCTCGACACCATGCGCTTCGGCGGCGAGCGCCACAGTCGCCGAACTCGTCGGCGTTTCGATCACCGCGATGTCCGGGGCATGCTCGGCGAAGAAGGTTTTTACGGACTGGAGGCTCATGCGTCTTCAGGCGGGAATGGATCGGAGGCGCAGACTTCTGCGCGTTGCCGGGCCAGAGTCAAGGCGGACCAGTGTCAG
This window encodes:
- a CDS encoding YbaK/EbsC family protein, with the protein product MSLQSVKTFFAEHAPDIAVIETPTSSATVALAAEAHGVEPGQIAKTICMRVGERVLLVVARGDARIDNRKSRDAFGGKPRMLDAEQVAEITGHPVGGVCPFGLASPLPVYCDVSLRAFDEVVPAAGATNAAVRIGVDRMASLVGAEWCDICQG